A window of Pseudomonas mucidolens contains these coding sequences:
- a CDS encoding sensor histidine kinase, translated as MVLLLSLVLGCLACSSAAARISDEMDHRRWTAIDHGPSSVGALAQTADGYLWLGTHDSLYRFDGFEFEKFAPADGERLGVVSALLSSSEGLWVGFRAGGARLINANGVIQPIDPGLPGGAVYSLAEDQQGQVWVAADDGLARHDGTGWHLVGKEAGFPYRHARAVHVDAEGYVWAASEEAIYMLPPGASAFMEIGIKSQSISKIVSSPAGDIWITDRSRNHLLRLKKTGSAGIEFEEIPTSRTVSIVLDEQGDAWLGTLESGVHHLAAGEQPTSVEDQDAFNSYTVRDGLSSDNVLAQLIDRDGTLWVGTDTGLDRLKRKTLSPFALPVGAGSHALAVSGDGSLWIGSGNGQLMGFRGDSHSTFELDMPITTLVNSQQHGLLIGGYQGIFSLSDGGPVRIAALPVESAREAAVRAMTVGKNGDIWVSVNRAGLFVWADQQWRRIEPVSDSERQVMPVTASRDLVGTLWFGYRDNLLVSVDEQKIERWSEQEGLNIGHVTAMLHLPGRTWVGGQHGLAYLKDGRFHRLDLPAAGPFQNIYGLVAVPAEKNAAEFGMDIWVHSRDGIFKLPAAEIERVIAGGNTLLYSSHDHIGRLPMDPFKVLPLPTAVHTEDGLLWFTTGNGVVRVDPYQPTDMALPPTVTIKALTVDGNDFDIYAAPVRLSAAPEQLVITYSALNLASPETMRFQYRLNGHDSQWVDAGRSRQAAFSRLHPGDYEFQVRALGENGHFNPPDATLTVSIPQVFYLRPGFLLIFSVALLTLLFGMSRVYTQREKAALRTRLEERFQERERIACELHDTLLQSVQGMMLSFQAVADSLPEGSRARHSMERALDRAEQVIAEGRDRITGLRGQMAPSEDLVVAFQALKLEASVAFCATYHVSNLGEPLALLNEVRDAFYQVGREAVSNSLRHAQATRITVTFRYAPGTFEMLIVDNGVGIDPLYQRMHGRPEHGGLRGMYERASRIDATLAIVSNPQNGTRITLSLPGAAAYENSVGGKQKRSSRAG; from the coding sequence GTGGTTTTGCTGCTGAGCTTGGTGCTTGGTTGCCTTGCGTGCTCAAGTGCAGCGGCGCGCATTTCGGATGAAATGGACCATCGCCGCTGGACCGCCATCGATCACGGCCCTAGCTCAGTGGGAGCGCTTGCGCAAACCGCTGATGGATACCTCTGGCTCGGTACTCATGATTCCTTGTATCGCTTCGATGGTTTTGAGTTCGAGAAATTCGCGCCTGCTGACGGTGAGCGGCTGGGCGTGGTCTCGGCGCTTCTCAGCTCCAGCGAAGGTCTGTGGGTGGGTTTTCGTGCCGGTGGGGCTCGTTTGATCAATGCAAACGGCGTGATTCAACCGATTGATCCAGGCCTTCCGGGCGGGGCGGTGTACAGCTTGGCCGAGGATCAGCAAGGACAAGTTTGGGTCGCGGCGGATGACGGGCTTGCCCGGCATGACGGCACGGGTTGGCACTTGGTTGGCAAGGAGGCGGGCTTTCCCTACCGCCATGCCCGAGCGGTGCACGTGGATGCAGAGGGCTATGTCTGGGCGGCGAGTGAAGAGGCAATATATATGCTTCCCCCAGGGGCATCTGCGTTCATGGAAATCGGCATTAAGAGTCAATCGATCAGCAAAATAGTATCGTCCCCTGCAGGAGACATATGGATAACTGATCGTTCCAGGAACCATCTACTGCGTCTGAAAAAAACAGGCTCTGCCGGCATTGAGTTTGAAGAGATACCGACATCACGCACAGTCAGTATCGTTCTGGACGAGCAGGGAGACGCTTGGCTGGGCACGCTTGAATCCGGTGTACATCACTTGGCGGCCGGGGAGCAGCCCACGTCTGTCGAGGATCAGGATGCATTCAACTCATACACCGTTCGCGATGGCCTCAGCTCCGATAATGTATTGGCCCAGCTCATCGACCGCGATGGCACACTATGGGTGGGCACGGATACGGGGCTGGATCGACTCAAGCGTAAAACACTGTCTCCCTTTGCTCTACCTGTCGGCGCGGGCAGTCATGCATTGGCAGTAAGCGGTGATGGTTCCTTATGGATCGGCTCCGGCAATGGCCAACTGATGGGCTTCCGGGGCGACAGCCATTCCACCTTTGAGTTGGACATGCCGATCACCACATTGGTAAACAGTCAGCAGCACGGCTTGTTGATTGGCGGGTATCAGGGGATTTTCTCGCTTTCAGACGGCGGGCCAGTGCGCATCGCAGCATTACCTGTCGAATCCGCCCGCGAGGCTGCCGTAAGGGCGATGACCGTAGGAAAGAATGGCGATATATGGGTCTCAGTCAACCGCGCAGGGCTTTTTGTCTGGGCTGATCAGCAATGGCGACGCATTGAGCCGGTCAGTGATTCCGAACGGCAAGTGATGCCTGTCACCGCCTCCCGAGACTTGGTGGGCACGCTGTGGTTCGGCTACCGGGATAATCTTCTGGTGTCCGTTGATGAGCAGAAGATCGAACGCTGGAGCGAGCAGGAAGGTCTGAACATCGGCCATGTCACGGCGATGCTGCATTTGCCCGGACGCACCTGGGTAGGTGGTCAACATGGCTTGGCGTATCTCAAGGATGGACGTTTTCATCGCCTGGATCTACCGGCTGCCGGACCCTTTCAGAATATCTATGGGCTCGTCGCCGTACCGGCTGAGAAAAACGCAGCCGAATTCGGAATGGATATCTGGGTACACAGCCGCGATGGAATCTTCAAACTGCCTGCAGCAGAGATCGAGCGAGTAATAGCGGGCGGCAACACACTGTTGTACAGCTCGCACGATCACATTGGCCGGCTACCCATGGACCCATTCAAAGTATTGCCGTTGCCCACTGCGGTCCACACGGAAGATGGCTTGCTATGGTTCACCACCGGAAACGGGGTTGTCCGTGTTGATCCATACCAGCCAACGGATATGGCACTACCACCTACAGTCACGATCAAGGCGCTGACAGTCGATGGAAATGATTTTGATATCTACGCCGCGCCCGTTCGGTTATCAGCTGCGCCGGAACAGTTGGTTATTACCTATTCAGCATTGAATCTCGCCTCACCAGAGACCATGCGCTTTCAATACCGGCTTAATGGCCATGATTCGCAATGGGTCGACGCTGGGCGCTCCAGGCAAGCAGCTTTTTCACGCCTGCACCCGGGTGATTACGAATTCCAGGTCCGTGCGCTTGGCGAGAATGGGCATTTCAATCCACCTGACGCGACGTTAACCGTCAGCATTCCTCAGGTTTTCTATTTACGCCCAGGATTCTTGCTGATCTTTTCAGTCGCGCTGCTGACGCTTTTGTTCGGGATGTCCCGCGTTTATACACAACGAGAAAAGGCAGCCCTTAGGACCCGCCTTGAGGAGCGCTTTCAGGAGCGCGAGCGCATCGCGTGCGAGTTGCATGACACCTTGCTGCAAAGCGTTCAGGGAATGATGCTCAGCTTTCAGGCGGTCGCGGACAGTCTGCCGGAGGGATCCCGTGCTCGCCATTCGATGGAGCGGGCGCTGGACCGGGCCGAGCAGGTGATTGCTGAGGGCCGTGACCGAATCACAGGTTTGCGTGGCCAGATGGCGCCATCTGAAGACTTAGTCGTTGCGTTTCAAGCTTTAAAGCTGGAGGCCAGCGTTGCTTTTTGTGCAACCTACCACGTTAGCAACTTGGGTGAACCGCTGGCGCTGCTGAACGAAGTTCGTGATGCTTTTTACCAGGTGGGCAGGGAGGCGGTTTCCAATTCGCTTCGCCATGCGCAGGCTACTCGGATCACCGTTACCTTCAGATATGCGCCGGGCACGTTCGAGATGCTTATTGTCGACAATGGGGTGGGCATTGATCCGCTCTATCAGAGAATGCACGGGCGACCTGAACACGGTGGGCTGAGAGGCATGTATGAACGGGCCAGTAGAATTGATGCAACCCTGGCGATAGTTAGCAACCCCCAGAACGGTACGCGCATTACACTCTCACTGCCGGGTGCCGCTGCCTATGAAAACTCGGTTGGCGGTAAACAGAAGCGCTCGAGCAGGGCAGGATAA